The following are encoded together in the Bacteroidales bacterium MB20-C3-3 genome:
- a CDS encoding GyrI-like domain-containing protein, with amino-acid sequence MGRFELRETDFEKAWNTMCSWLSESGYQPGDGCTYELYHNHYNPSPEHIYIVDIVSLLNLFKKTAASEIQAQHFHQIYIILR; translated from the coding sequence GTGGGTAGATTTGAACTAAGAGAGACAGATTTTGAAAAGGCATGGAATACAATGTGTTCTTGGTTATCAGAAAGCGGATACCAGCCTGGAGATGGTTGCACATATGAGCTTTACCATAATCACTACAACCCTTCGCCTGAGCACATTTATATTGTTGACATTGTATCCCTGTTAAACCTCTTTAAAAAAACAGCTGCGTCTGAGATTCAGGCGCAGCATTTTCATCAGATTTATATTATATTGCGATAA
- a CDS encoding class I SAM-dependent methyltransferase — MSNEIKSITEFDFDLICEYFSLVERQGPGSPEATIKALSFIDNLNENSKIADLGCGTGGQTMVLAQNAPGTITAIDLFPKFIEIFNDNARRLSLHNRVKGITGSMDELPFAKGELDLIWSEGAIYNIGFKKGLSYWKQFLKTGGYLAVTEACWFTPERPEEIKRFWVEAYSEIDTIPAKIAQIQEAGYVPVASFILPETCWIDHYFLPQRSSQAEFLKRYPNNKTAEELVANERREVYLYDKYSEYYGYVFFICSSR, encoded by the coding sequence ATGAGTAACGAAATAAAATCAATAACAGAATTCGACTTTGACCTTATTTGCGAATATTTTTCATTAGTTGAAAGACAGGGGCCGGGTAGTCCCGAGGCGACAATTAAGGCTTTGAGTTTTATAGATAACCTTAATGAAAATTCAAAAATTGCAGATCTTGGCTGCGGAACCGGAGGTCAGACAATGGTACTTGCGCAAAACGCACCCGGTACAATTACTGCGATAGATCTCTTTCCAAAATTTATTGAAATCTTCAATGATAATGCCAGGAGGCTATCCCTTCATAACAGAGTAAAGGGAATTACCGGCTCTATGGATGAGTTGCCTTTTGCGAAAGGGGAACTTGACCTTATCTGGTCCGAGGGAGCTATTTACAACATCGGCTTTAAAAAGGGGCTGAGCTATTGGAAGCAATTTCTTAAAACCGGGGGATATCTAGCGGTAACTGAAGCCTGCTGGTTCACTCCGGAGAGACCGGAGGAGATCAAAAGGTTTTGGGTAGAGGCCTATTCCGAGATAGATACTATTCCGGCAAAAATAGCTCAAATTCAGGAAGCTGGATATGTGCCTGTTGCCTCATTTATACTTCCGGAAACATGTTGGATCGACCACTACTTTCTGCCACAGAGAAGTTCTCAGGCAGAGTTCCTGAAAAGATACCCCAATAACAAGACAGCAGAGGAGCTCGTGGCAAACGAACGCAGAGAGGTGTACCTTTATGATAAATACAGCGAGTATTACGGCTATGTATTCTTTATTTGTTCTTCCAGGTAA
- a CDS encoding RNA polymerase sigma factor encodes MKSKTFEKEILELEDNLSRYAYSLTTNRDDAKDLVQETFFKALNNQDKFNEHTNIKAWVYTIMKNTFINDYRRRSKRQSLFSEDVHEYVINNRPGDMGPEQEFGFRELTSIVNDLEPEFRIPFQMHDNGFKYQEIAEELGLHLGTVKSRIHFSRKKLMEKIER; translated from the coding sequence ATGAAGTCGAAGACATTCGAGAAAGAGATACTGGAACTTGAGGATAACCTCTCCAGATACGCATATAGTCTTACCACCAACAGGGATGACGCAAAGGATCTTGTTCAGGAGACTTTTTTCAAAGCATTGAACAATCAGGATAAATTTAACGAGCATACCAATATAAAGGCTTGGGTGTATACAATAATGAAGAATACTTTCATTAATGATTACCGTCGCAGGAGCAAACGCCAGAGTCTTTTCAGTGAAGATGTTCATGAATATGTTATAAATAACAGACCGGGTGATATGGGTCCTGAACAGGAGTTTGGATTCCGTGAACTTACTTCAATAGTTAACGATCTTGAGCCTGAATTCAGAATTCCATTTCAAATGCATGATAACGGATTTAAATATCAGGAGATTGCAGAGGAGCTTGGACTTCACCTTGGTACTGTAAAGAGCAGGATTCACTTCTCTCGCAAAAAACTTATGGAGAAGATAGAGAGATAA
- a CDS encoding lipoprotein signal peptidase, whose protein sequence is MRLTPGKQVTLIVFVLLLIDQAVKIWIKTHMTIGESIPVFGDWFQVYFIENNGMAFGMQFGGAIGKFFLTALRLVLIGVIIYYVKKLIESGSSRAFLTGVALILVGAIGNVIDSMLYGIVFSESNFTQVASLFPEGGGYAPFMFGKVVDMLYFPIIDTTLPQWFPFKGGEQFIFFRPIFNIADSCITIGVFYLLLFKRKELIHALK, encoded by the coding sequence ATGCGTTTAACCCCCGGAAAACAGGTAACACTAATAGTTTTCGTACTCCTCCTAATTGATCAGGCGGTCAAAATATGGATTAAGACCCATATGACTATTGGAGAGAGTATTCCGGTTTTTGGCGACTGGTTTCAAGTCTATTTTATTGAAAACAATGGAATGGCTTTTGGTATGCAATTTGGCGGAGCTATCGGAAAGTTCTTTCTGACAGCACTCCGTCTGGTGCTTATCGGAGTAATAATTTACTATGTTAAGAAACTTATTGAGAGTGGTTCCTCCCGCGCCTTTCTTACAGGTGTGGCCCTTATTCTCGTTGGCGCAATTGGTAATGTTATTGATTCCATGTTATATGGCATTGTGTTTTCGGAATCAAACTTTACTCAGGTAGCCTCACTCTTCCCTGAAGGGGGTGGTTATGCTCCTTTTATGTTTGGAAAGGTTGTTGATATGCTCTATTTCCCAATAATTGATACGACACTTCCTCAATGGTTTCCTTTTAAAGGGGGTGAGCAATTTATTTTTTTCAGACCAATATTCAATATTGCTGATTCTTGCATAACAATAGGGGTGTTCTATCTGCTGCTTTTTAAAAGGAAAGAGCTTATACACGCATTAAAATAG
- a CDS encoding TraR/DksA C4-type zinc finger protein gives MTKKSKPAEEVREKVRYSDEELQMFKELIQQKLRLAQAEYEQLKAAVTHSSSNDTEDTSPTFKVLEEGASALSKEEAGQLAQRQYKFIRSLEAALVRIENKSYGICRETGKLIPKERLLIVPHATLSVEAKNKRD, from the coding sequence ATGACAAAGAAAAGCAAACCTGCAGAAGAGGTAAGAGAGAAAGTTCGCTACAGCGATGAGGAGCTGCAGATGTTCAAGGAGCTTATCCAGCAGAAGCTTCGGCTTGCACAGGCAGAGTATGAGCAGTTGAAAGCTGCTGTTACTCACAGCTCCAGCAACGATACTGAGGACACCTCACCTACATTTAAAGTTCTGGAAGAGGGCGCTTCCGCTCTGTCAAAAGAGGAGGCAGGCCAGCTTGCACAAAGACAATATAAATTCATAAGGTCTCTTGAGGCCGCTCTTGTAAGAATTGAGAACAAATCCTACGGTATTTGCCGTGAGACAGGAAAGCTCATCCCTAAGGAGAGACTTCTCATTGTACCTCATGCAACACTAAGCGTTGAGGCAAAGAACAAACGAGACTAA
- a CDS encoding nucleoside deaminase: MERIEKFMKEAIDLAGRNAGSVTGGPFGALIVRGEEIISAQTNSVTPDKDPTAHAEVNAIREACKKLDTFDLSGCTLYTSCEPCPMCLSAAYWAKVDKIYFAAGRDDAADAGFNDSFIYDEFSKKMEERSIPIEQILPEEGKKPFDLWKINDEKIPY, translated from the coding sequence ATGGAGAGGATTGAGAAATTTATGAAAGAGGCAATTGATCTGGCAGGAAGAAATGCCGGTTCTGTTACAGGAGGCCCGTTTGGAGCTCTTATTGTCAGAGGGGAGGAGATTATATCTGCGCAAACAAACAGTGTAACTCCTGATAAGGACCCCACAGCTCACGCTGAGGTGAACGCAATAAGAGAAGCCTGCAAAAAACTTGATACTTTTGACCTCTCAGGATGCACGCTTTATACATCTTGCGAACCCTGCCCAATGTGCCTTTCGGCAGCCTACTGGGCAAAGGTGGATAAGATCTATTTTGCAGCCGGCAGAGATGATGCTGCCGATGCAGGATTTAACGACTCTTTTATATATGATGAATTTTCCAAAAAGATGGAAGAGAGGAGTATTCCCATCGAGCAGATACTTCCGGAAGAGGGTAAAAAACCCTTTGATCTATGGAAGATCAATGATGAGAAGATACCCTATTAA
- the ileS gene encoding isoleucine--tRNA ligase — MKFTEYKNLDLVEINNTILDRWKREQCFERSISEREGSPLFVFHEGPPSANGMPGIHHVMARAIKDVFCRFKTQSGFQVQRKAGWDTHGLPVELGVEKSLGITKEDIGKSITVEEYNAACRREVMKYTKEWETLTDQMGYWVDMNNPYITYDNRYIETLWHLLKKIYNKGLLYKGYSIQPFSPAAGTGLSTHELNQPGCYRDVKDTTCVAQFKVIRNQASESLFKSVAKDRGEELPLFMLAWTTTPWTLPSNTALCVGPNIKYVTVVSENPYTHGKAVYILAEELVDAHFNAKSVPFEKFGEVIYGSKLCGIEYEQLIPWIKPASGAMSVISGDFVTTSDGTGIVHIAPTFGADDDKVGKANGVPPLIITDAGGQRQPLVDRTGKFYKIEDMDPQFVKESVNDSYREFAGRFVKNAYDPNLSENDTTLDVDIAVMLKQQGLAFKIEKHTHSYPHCWRTDKPVLYYPLDSWFIRTTAVQDRMIELNKTINWKPEATGSGRFGKWLENLQDWNLSRSRYWGTPLPVWRAEEGGEEICIGSATELFEELDKSVKAGFMKSNPLRDNGFVPGDYSKENYEKIDLHRPYVDDYILVSQSGKPMKRESDLIDVWFDSGAMPFAQEGLEKLENEAFGRSADFIAEGVDQTRGWFFTLHAISTMVSDKVAFKTVLSNGLVLDKDGNKMSKRLGNAVDPFKTLGEYGADALRWYMLTNAQPWDNLKFDASGVDEVKRKFFGTLYNTYSFFALYANVDGFDNSKPQVELSQRPETDRWIISLLNTLIKDVTAAYEDYDVTAAGRMIQEFVNDNLSNWYVRLNRKRFWGGTMDRDKLSAYQTLYDALETVALLSAPIAPFFMERLFLDLNVVSGRHKESSVHLVMMPEANESALDKALEERMELAQRASSMILALRRKVNIKVRQPLAKILVPVLDNRLQEQFELIKGIVLGEVNVKEVEYIHDTKGLITKKIKPNFKTLGKRYGKQMKEISALFGTFDQEMIYAIEASESYTLNLPTGDVILDREDYEILSEDMPGWLVAVEGKLTIAMDITVSEDLKREGTARELVNRIQNLRKESKFDVTDKIVVEIEEIPEIAESLAQFSEYVCNQTLAKEIKLVKNVVSGTEIEWDEGHITIKVTRI, encoded by the coding sequence ATGAAGTTCACCGAGTACAAAAATCTTGATCTTGTAGAGATAAATAATACCATACTGGATAGGTGGAAAAGAGAGCAGTGTTTTGAGAGGAGTATAAGTGAGAGGGAGGGTTCACCACTCTTTGTGTTCCACGAGGGGCCACCTTCAGCAAACGGGATGCCCGGTATTCACCATGTAATGGCCAGGGCAATAAAGGATGTTTTCTGCAGATTCAAAACCCAGAGTGGTTTTCAGGTTCAGCGAAAGGCGGGATGGGATACTCACGGACTCCCTGTTGAGCTGGGTGTTGAGAAGAGTCTGGGTATAACAAAAGAGGATATAGGAAAGAGTATAACTGTTGAGGAGTACAATGCGGCCTGCCGCAGGGAGGTGATGAAGTATACAAAAGAGTGGGAGACGCTTACAGATCAGATGGGGTACTGGGTAGACATGAATAACCCATATATCACTTATGACAACAGATATATTGAGACACTGTGGCATCTTCTTAAAAAAATTTACAACAAAGGGCTTCTTTACAAAGGTTACTCAATACAGCCATTCTCACCAGCTGCCGGAACAGGTTTGAGTACTCATGAACTAAATCAGCCAGGCTGTTACAGGGATGTTAAAGATACAACCTGTGTTGCCCAGTTTAAAGTTATCAGAAACCAGGCATCAGAGAGTCTCTTTAAAAGTGTGGCAAAGGATAGAGGAGAAGAGCTTCCGCTCTTCATGCTGGCCTGGACAACAACACCATGGACACTTCCTTCAAATACAGCTCTGTGCGTAGGGCCAAACATTAAATATGTTACAGTAGTTTCTGAGAATCCGTATACTCATGGCAAGGCTGTGTATATTCTTGCAGAAGAGCTTGTTGATGCTCATTTTAATGCCAAGAGTGTCCCATTTGAGAAGTTTGGTGAAGTTATTTACGGTTCAAAACTCTGTGGAATAGAGTACGAACAATTAATTCCATGGATTAAACCGGCCTCAGGAGCAATGAGTGTTATTTCAGGAGACTTTGTTACAACAAGTGATGGTACCGGAATTGTTCACATTGCACCAACTTTTGGTGCTGATGATGATAAGGTGGGCAAGGCAAACGGGGTTCCACCTCTTATTATTACAGATGCCGGCGGACAGAGACAGCCTCTTGTTGACAGAACAGGTAAATTCTATAAGATAGAGGATATGGATCCTCAATTTGTTAAGGAGAGTGTGAATGATTCTTACAGAGAGTTTGCAGGCAGATTTGTTAAGAATGCTTACGATCCAAATCTTTCTGAAAACGACACAACCCTTGATGTAGATATAGCTGTGATGCTGAAGCAGCAGGGTCTGGCTTTTAAAATTGAAAAACATACCCACTCATATCCACACTGCTGGCGGACAGACAAGCCTGTGCTATATTATCCGCTTGACTCCTGGTTTATCAGAACCACTGCAGTTCAGGATAGGATGATTGAACTTAACAAGACAATTAACTGGAAACCTGAGGCTACAGGAAGCGGAAGATTCGGCAAGTGGCTGGAGAATCTGCAGGACTGGAACCTCTCAAGAAGCCGCTACTGGGGAACTCCGCTGCCTGTATGGAGAGCAGAGGAGGGTGGTGAAGAGATTTGTATCGGCTCTGCAACAGAGCTATTCGAAGAGTTAGATAAATCAGTCAAGGCTGGTTTTATGAAGTCAAATCCATTGAGAGACAATGGTTTTGTTCCTGGTGATTACTCTAAGGAGAATTACGAAAAGATAGACCTTCACAGACCGTATGTTGATGATTATATTTTGGTATCCCAGAGTGGAAAACCAATGAAAAGGGAGAGTGATCTTATTGATGTTTGGTTTGACTCCGGAGCTATGCCATTTGCACAGGAGGGGCTTGAGAAACTGGAAAACGAGGCTTTTGGCAGGAGTGCCGATTTTATTGCAGAGGGGGTTGACCAGACAAGGGGGTGGTTCTTCACTCTTCACGCAATCTCAACAATGGTTAGCGACAAGGTTGCATTTAAAACCGTTTTGTCAAACGGTCTTGTATTGGATAAGGATGGCAACAAAATGAGCAAAAGGCTAGGCAATGCTGTTGATCCATTTAAGACTCTTGGTGAGTATGGTGCCGATGCGCTTCGCTGGTATATGCTTACCAATGCTCAGCCTTGGGACAACCTGAAGTTTGATGCAAGTGGTGTTGATGAGGTTAAACGAAAGTTCTTTGGAACACTATACAATACTTACTCATTCTTTGCACTGTATGCAAATGTAGATGGATTTGACAACTCTAAGCCTCAGGTTGAACTTTCACAGAGACCTGAAACAGACAGGTGGATAATCTCTCTGCTCAACACTCTGATTAAGGATGTGACAGCTGCTTACGAAGATTACGATGTTACGGCAGCGGGCAGAATGATTCAGGAATTTGTCAATGACAATCTCAGCAACTGGTATGTCCGCCTGAACAGAAAACGCTTCTGGGGGGGGACAATGGACAGGGATAAACTATCGGCATACCAGACACTATATGACGCTCTTGAAACAGTAGCTCTGCTATCGGCACCAATTGCTCCGTTTTTTATGGAGAGGCTTTTCCTTGATCTTAATGTTGTGTCCGGAAGGCATAAAGAGAGTTCTGTACATCTGGTGATGATGCCTGAGGCCAATGAAAGTGCACTGGATAAGGCTCTTGAGGAGCGGATGGAGCTTGCCCAAAGGGCCTCATCTATGATTCTGGCTCTAAGGCGTAAAGTGAATATCAAAGTAAGGCAACCATTAGCTAAGATTCTTGTTCCTGTACTTGACAACAGACTTCAGGAGCAGTTTGAGCTGATTAAGGGAATTGTGCTGGGAGAGGTGAATGTTAAGGAGGTTGAGTATATCCATGATACAAAAGGTCTTATTACTAAGAAGATAAAACCTAACTTTAAAACTCTTGGGAAGAGATACGGCAAACAGATGAAGGAGATATCTGCACTGTTTGGAACCTTTGATCAGGAGATGATTTATGCTATAGAGGCATCTGAAAGTTACACCCTTAATTTACCAACCGGAGATGTAATTCTTGATAGGGAGGATTATGAAATTCTTTCAGAAGATATGCCGGGATGGCTTGTAGCTGTTGAGGGAAAACTCACCATCGCTATGGATATTACTGTGAGCGAGGATTTGAAAAGAGAGGGTACTGCAAGGGAGTTGGTGAACAGAATTCAAAATCTCAGAAAGGAGAGCAAATTTGATGTTACCGATAAAATAGTGGTTGAGATTGAGGAGATTCCTGAAATTGCAGAGTCTTTAGCACAGTTTAGCGAATATGTATGTAATCAGACTCTTGCAAAAGAGATTAAACTGGTTAAAAATGTGGTTAGTGGCACAGAGATTGAATGGGATGAGGGGCATATTACAATCAAAGTTACAAGGATTTAA
- a CDS encoding CvpA family protein, with translation MSLNTADLIILICLIPAIFAGFMKGFVRQAAAVAALILGVWAGYHFSDFVSTKLANWINVEQNILNIISFAIIFIGVLILVNLAGRAIEGLVKLVLLGWLDKLAGIIFALIKYAFIFSILIYLIESLDELFKFLPRETLQNSVLYGYLSKIAPVVFPYLKNLVSHI, from the coding sequence ATGTCACTTAATACCGCAGATCTTATTATTCTGATTTGCCTTATTCCCGCGATCTTCGCGGGTTTCATGAAGGGATTTGTGCGCCAGGCTGCTGCTGTGGCAGCACTAATCCTGGGCGTTTGGGCCGGGTATCACTTCTCAGATTTTGTAAGCACCAAACTGGCAAACTGGATTAATGTTGAGCAGAATATATTAAATATAATATCATTTGCAATAATCTTCATTGGTGTACTAATTTTAGTAAACCTTGCAGGGAGGGCAATTGAGGGTCTTGTCAAACTGGTTCTGCTCGGATGGTTGGACAAACTTGCCGGTATTATCTTTGCTCTGATAAAGTACGCTTTTATTTTCAGTATTCTAATATATCTTATAGAATCACTTGATGAACTTTTTAAATTTTTACCAAGGGAGACGCTTCAAAATTCAGTTTTATACGGGTACCTTTCAAAAATTGCCCCTGTTGTTTTTCCATACCTGAAAAATCTAGTTTCACACATCTGA
- a CDS encoding peptidase domain-containing ABC transporter, which produces MGYSIKIRQHDISDCGAACLASVSAYWGLRLPIARIRLFSNTDSRGTTFKGLIDAAKAFGFNAEGYKAQERSLYKIPKPAILHLEKSSGLLHFVVLYGIKNGLLRIMDPMDGEIHSIKMEELLSEWSGKLVMISPSAGFTKGDQSGSVSLRLTELLRENRSALVKALSAALLLTLTSFVISLFIKIILDSIIPSGEIINLSIAALIVVLVFVASLMLSWIRGTILVKVGISMDSELMGRYIRHLVKLPGIFYDSRETGELTSRISDAAKIRSYLTVTLSSLAVSAFMLVASTGVMFAISPGMALPALLIIPVYSLLFYITDRYNKRAQRRIMERGAKFENRVIETVKSHLAIKYSSTESYFAGRCTSALSSFLESVEDSAKFSIFTGSAADLASKLLLVIILWMGGAEMIKGDITPGELVAFFTIISLFTAPLSELVSASSEIREGTVAASRLFEIMDMECEPLDGGIVHSTGAPEYIKISDVSFSYPGRGTLLKGINMEFHKGEISAVTGESGCGKSTLVSLITRLRRPSFGVITADRLNIEHINLRNWREMIAVVPQTPALFAGTIMENIAPGEEDPDSKMVIEICERLGMTEFIASLPLGLESPVGEGGASLSGGQQQKVSLARALYKDAPVIIVDEGTSSMDQESEFLAERALKMEREKGKIIIIISHKERSKLISDRIYRMENK; this is translated from the coding sequence ATGGGTTATTCAATAAAAATCAGACAACATGATATAAGCGACTGTGGTGCCGCTTGTCTGGCATCAGTGTCGGCTTACTGGGGGCTCAGGCTCCCAATCGCCAGAATAAGGCTTTTCAGCAATACTGACAGCAGGGGGACAACCTTCAAAGGACTAATAGATGCTGCTAAGGCTTTTGGTTTCAATGCCGAGGGTTACAAAGCTCAGGAGAGGTCTCTTTACAAAATTCCAAAGCCTGCAATTCTTCATCTTGAAAAAAGCTCCGGCTTGCTCCATTTTGTTGTCCTTTACGGGATTAAAAATGGGCTGCTCAGAATAATGGATCCTATGGATGGTGAAATCCACAGTATCAAGATGGAGGAATTACTCAGCGAATGGAGTGGCAAGCTGGTAATGATATCTCCATCTGCGGGATTTACAAAGGGGGATCAGAGTGGCAGTGTTTCGCTCCGTCTTACAGAGTTACTGAGGGAGAATCGCTCTGCGCTTGTTAAAGCTTTGTCAGCGGCTCTTCTTCTAACTCTTACTTCGTTTGTAATTTCTCTTTTTATTAAGATAATTCTTGATTCAATTATCCCTTCAGGGGAGATTATTAATCTTTCAATAGCAGCATTGATTGTAGTATTGGTATTTGTTGCATCACTTATGTTATCCTGGATAAGAGGCACTATACTTGTAAAAGTGGGAATATCAATGGATAGTGAACTAATGGGGAGATACATCAGGCATCTTGTCAAGCTACCCGGAATTTTCTACGATTCAAGAGAGACAGGTGAACTTACATCAAGAATTTCAGATGCGGCAAAGATCAGAAGCTATCTTACAGTGACATTGTCCAGCCTGGCAGTATCGGCATTTATGCTTGTTGCATCTACCGGGGTTATGTTTGCCATATCTCCCGGAATGGCACTTCCGGCTCTGCTTATTATTCCTGTATACTCTCTGCTTTTCTACATAACAGACAGATACAATAAAAGAGCTCAGAGGAGAATAATGGAGAGAGGAGCAAAGTTTGAAAACAGAGTTATTGAGACTGTTAAATCTCATCTGGCAATAAAATACTCCTCAACCGAAAGCTACTTTGCAGGTAGATGCACATCTGCACTATCTTCATTTCTTGAGAGTGTTGAAGATTCTGCAAAATTTTCAATTTTCACAGGCTCTGCCGCAGACCTGGCTTCAAAGCTTCTCTTGGTAATAATTCTCTGGATGGGCGGTGCTGAAATGATTAAAGGAGATATTACTCCGGGGGAGCTTGTCGCCTTTTTCACCATAATTTCACTGTTTACAGCTCCTCTTTCTGAGCTGGTATCTGCCAGCTCAGAAATACGGGAGGGGACTGTTGCAGCCTCCAGACTCTTTGAAATTATGGATATGGAGTGCGAGCCCCTTGACGGAGGTATCGTCCACAGCACCGGAGCTCCGGAGTATATCAAAATATCAGATGTATCATTTTCTTACCCCGGAAGAGGGACCCTTTTAAAAGGGATTAATATGGAATTTCACAAAGGAGAGATATCTGCTGTAACAGGAGAGAGTGGTTGCGGGAAGAGCACACTTGTCTCTCTTATCACCAGGCTAAGAAGGCCTTCGTTTGGAGTAATAACTGCGGACAGACTTAACATAGAACATATCAATCTAAGAAACTGGAGAGAGATGATTGCAGTTGTACCACAGACGCCTGCCCTTTTTGCAGGTACTATTATGGAGAATATTGCTCCGGGAGAGGAGGATCCGGATAGTAAAATGGTGATTGAAATATGTGAGAGGCTGGGAATGACTGAGTTTATCGCATCACTTCCTCTGGGTTTGGAGAGCCCCGTTGGGGAGGGAGGTGCCTCACTGTCGGGTGGGCAGCAACAGAAAGTTTCACTGGCGAGAGCCCTCTATAAAGATGCACCTGTTATTATTGTAGATGAGGGGACTTCATCAATGGACCAGGAATCTGAGTTCCTTGCAGAGCGTGCACTTAAAATGGAGAGGGAGAAGGGAAAAATAATAATTATTATATCACATAAAGAGAGGTCAAAGTTAATCTCAGACAGAATATACAGAATGGAAAATAAATAG
- a CDS encoding TolC family protein, whose translation MKSFLKLPVFILIFIPTVISAQQKLWSLEECIRYAWDNNLRIKQQELAVEQSENNLFQAKMNYLPSLNASLGHSMNWGRSVNMNDLQIIENKLSQSTNASASANISIFEGFVKNNDLKSKGVLREIARQEVGRIRNDISIEIARAYLQVLLAREILESANSSLENSAVQVERTRKFVDAGSQAYSALLEMEAQYASELVQQTNAQSQVSNALLTLRQLLDLPAEQSFDVSTPGENLNIGPFTAESPDQLFDASLDLPQIEVARLNKKNSELQLAIAKGQAYPSLTFRAGYGSYYADSRDESFFDQFNENRNPSISFGINIPIFNSWRTNTAIKNAKLGVRNSEIETRSREQLLYKEIQQSVNDANSYFARYKATERNVKAMEESFRYVQQKFDVGVLNATDYSVAKNNLFKSKSDFLQAKYQFIFQQKIIDFYKGNPITL comes from the coding sequence ATGAAAAGTTTTCTGAAACTCCCCGTTTTTATCCTCATCTTTATCCCTACCGTGATTTCTGCCCAGCAGAAGTTATGGAGTCTTGAGGAGTGCATTAGATATGCATGGGACAACAATTTGAGAATCAAGCAACAGGAGCTTGCTGTTGAACAAAGTGAGAATAACCTTTTTCAGGCAAAAATGAACTATCTCCCGTCGCTCAATGCCTCTCTTGGACACAGTATGAACTGGGGTCGCTCTGTTAATATGAATGACCTTCAGATTATTGAAAACAAGTTAAGCCAAAGCACAAATGCATCTGCAAGTGCAAACATCTCAATTTTTGAAGGATTTGTTAAAAACAATGATCTTAAAAGTAAAGGGGTGTTAAGGGAGATTGCCCGTCAGGAGGTAGGCCGAATAAGAAATGATATCTCTATTGAGATAGCCAGAGCCTATCTTCAGGTACTTCTTGCAAGAGAGATTCTTGAATCTGCAAACTCAAGTCTGGAAAATTCAGCAGTACAGGTTGAAAGAACAAGGAAGTTTGTTGATGCCGGGAGCCAGGCCTACAGTGCCCTTCTTGAAATGGAGGCTCAGTATGCCAGTGAACTTGTTCAGCAGACAAATGCTCAGAGCCAGGTTTCAAATGCTCTTCTTACACTCAGACAACTTCTGGATCTTCCGGCAGAACAAAGTTTTGATGTATCAACCCCGGGAGAAAACCTGAATATTGGACCATTTACAGCAGAGAGTCCTGATCAGCTTTTTGACGCATCTCTGGATTTACCGCAGATAGAGGTAGCAAGGCTCAATAAAAAGAATTCAGAATTGCAACTTGCTATTGCAAAGGGTCAGGCTTATCCCTCCCTCACTTTCAGGGCAGGTTACGGCTCCTATTATGCAGACAGCAGGGATGAAAGTTTCTTTGATCAGTTTAATGAAAACAGAAATCCTTCAATCTCTTTTGGAATAAACATCCCAATATTTAACTCATGGCGCACCAACACTGCTATTAAAAATGCAAAACTTGGAGTCAGGAATTCAGAGATCGAGACCAGAAGCAGGGAGCAATTACTCTACAAAGAGATCCAACAGTCTGTGAATGACGCAAATTCGTACTTTGCCCGCTACAAGGCAACTGAAAGAAATGTTAAGGCAATGGAGGAGTCCTTCAGATATGTACAACAAAAGTTTGATGTAGGTGTTCTAAATGCTACTGATTACTCGGTTGCAAAGAATAATCTTTTCAAAAGCAAGTCAGACTTCCTGCAGGCAAAATATCAGTTCATATTCCAGCAAAAGATAATTGATTTCTACAAGGGGAATCCCATAACTTTATAA